A part of Neodiprion pinetum isolate iyNeoPine1 chromosome 4, iyNeoPine1.2, whole genome shotgun sequence genomic DNA contains:
- the LOC124217033 gene encoding E3 ubiquitin-protein ligase TRIM23, translating to MTEDMDQLNKYFNRSASVSSKPNVLECRVCEEVFTAEGGKVPRLLHCGHTVCHSCLLRLRPCVSDQKFLLCPFDRQPTAIKKNGVYSLKKNFVLIELLERLEESNIEKNMKLERERLQSTQPCDEDEKHVAVLYCTVCMTHLCDACDVLTHSSKTLARHRRIPLSEKPKEKPKCPTHSTHIAEFTCTQDGCNSALMCYLCRDYGRHSTHKHTLVETEAENIRVSIITAMQKMTLFTENMRDTAHRIEIVIQELEGWAIEDARQRVRQHFEKLRSLLAKQEKAAAMCVDAETRERLCTLRELHENLNMTRTQVAEVCIQWESLLGSEDWKLLSSARDVSQVLTSLEQQQKHYAQLGPDLLTPESSIPIIFSRDNRVYIGTKIEMRVVILGLDGAGKTSILFAMRDMALCSPPIPTIGFNVESLEYKNLVFALWDVGGQHKLRPLWKHYYHNTQAVVFVVDASDRLRFKEAHKELTKIVSEPELKDALLLIYANKQDVPGCATVEELTEILSLQKFCCGRAWHIEGSSPLTDSTGLIQGLDWLTQQLGANEALYTNST from the exons ATGACAGAAGACATGGACCAActaaacaaatatttcaacagATCCGCATCAGTATCTTCAAAACCGAAC GTTCTAGAATGCCGGGTTTGCGAAGAAGTTTTCACTGCGGAAGGTGGGAAAGTACCACGTCTACTTCACTGCGGTCACACTGTGTGTCACTCTTGTTTACTGCGTCTTCGTCCCTGTGTGTCGGATCAAAAGTTCCTTTTATGTCCCTTCGACCGGCAGCCCACAGCCATCAAGAAGAATGGAGTGTATAGTCTAAAGAAGAACTTTGTGCTCATCGAACTCTTGGAAAGGCTAGAAGAGtcaaatattgagaaaaacaTGAAACTCGAACGGGAGAGGCTACAGTCTACTCAGCCGTGCGACGAAGATGAGAAACATGTTGCTGTTCTGTACTGCACAGTATGCATGACTCACCTTTGCGACGCCTGCGATGTTCTCACTCACTCGTCAAAAACTCTCGCCAGACACAGGCGCATTCCTTTGTCTGAAAAACCAAAGGAAAAACCAAAGTGTCCCACTCATAGCACGCATATCGCTGAATTCACATGCACACAGGATGGATGCAACAGTGCTCTTATGTGCTACCTTTGCAGGGACTATGGGAGGCACAGTACTCACAAG CATACATTGGTAGAGACAGAAGCTGAGAATATCCGAGTTTCAATCATCACAGCAATGCAAAAAATGACTCTATTTACGGAAAACATGAGGGATACAGCTCATAGGATAG AAATTGTAATACAGGAACTAGAAGGCTGGGCAATAGAAGATGCTCGGCAGCGAGTACGTCAGCACTTTGAAAAGCTGAGGTCACTGCTAGCAAAACAGGAAAAAGCAGCTGCAATGTGCGTTGATGCTGAAACAAGGGAAAGACTTTGCACGCTTAGAGAATTACACGAAAATCTGAATATGACTAGGACCCAAGTTGCCGAAGTTTGCATTCAGTGGGAGAGTCTGTTGGGTTCTGAAGATTGGAAACTGCTCAGCAGCGCCAGAGATGTCAGCCAAGTTCTGACGTCATTGGAACAGCAGCAGAAACATTACGCTCAGCTTGGTCCAGACCTGCTCACGCCCGAATCCTCTATTCCCATAATATTTAGCAGG GACAACAGAGTTTATATTGGAACAAAGATAGAAATGCGAGTCGTGATACTTGGCCTAGATGGGGCTGGAAAAACTAGCATTTTATTTGCCATGAGGGACATGGCTTTGTGCAGTCCGCCGATTCCTACCATTGGATTCAATGTAGAGAGTCTGGAGTACAAAAACCTGGTGTTTGCATTGTGGGATGTTGGTGGACAACATAAATTGAGGCCACTGTGGAAGCATTACTACCATAATACTCAGGCTGTCGTTTTTGTTGTCGATGCTAGCGATAGGTTACGATTCAAAGAGGCGCATAAAGAACTGACAAAAATTGTTAGCGAACCCGAACTGAAAGATGCCTTGTTACTTATATACGCCAACAAGCAG GATGTACCAGGTTGTGCGACAGTCGAAGAGCTGACGGAAATCCTttcgttacaaaaattttgctgTGGTAGAGCCTGGCATATAGAGGGATCTTCGCCTCTGACTGACTCCACTGGTCTCATTCAGGGATTAGACTGGCTGACACAGCAATTGGGTGCAAACGAGGCCCTGTACACTAACAGTACctaa
- the LOC124217031 gene encoding uncharacterized protein — MMRSKATAALMKLKEIDRKYKMKCSEDRVKRQSSLSDISAVDSADELSKPAGESGSGDAIVRPKLDVRMPEAYLERSEGRRGQEASEPTAELVMIFDCKSGNKSPRQESANYQRDGPAAGGAENQEARKRSETPSLQVESEREAAGKLTTETETSVSEEVPEVVRSIAPFSRPVSDHPDVPSLGEEITMKSVESIIDGEERRASTLDADSPTLMASAGYSDDFVRSTLSAETLSTVEEDLQAQEPEDSYSPSGSYRPQRSSPTSMQLETKKLTQLVAPKVIRVLSKCDAGLDPGLSNYVKASTNGNTASPVCLLRSSQPSTDRSDEIRRMNRVKRRPAVSSRDSSGLSSKEDPETGSRNEVEIITKQDETLAENRRIVFLMEGKNPQSTNPTEMLQRHERVLEKVESKSVRNRARIETPVSLVGELDLQTRSKDWEKEESAASAAVQQPERVPSSEEASAGGVRLATGVEKHRSKKVKTEERHRAGKSRTRENRKLRHRRSAGVEEETDAKRVAGDVERLRRRLKELLLEQERDQLRPRVRRYLQQIMDEDDGFGDCDAASSSSGVRRNRSLRSFFKPLDLPNVAAFKRPDFEDDKTANLDCESRLHLRMIHERVLGIRHWLKQQFVLYRDYSNLASTINATYIPVTLKETKKMIRETQRFRDIIIRERRCHVT; from the exons ATGATGCGATCGAAGGCCACGGCGGCCTTGATGAAACTCAAGGAAATCGACAGAAAGTACAAAATGAAGTGCAGCGAGGATCGCGTGAAACGGCAATCCAGCTTGAGCGATATAAGCGCAGTCGACAGCGCGGACGAATTATCGAAACCCGCGGGTGAATCTGGTTCCGGCGATGCGATTGTGAGGCCTAAATTAGACGTGAGAATGCCCGAAGCTTACTTGGAGCGCAGCGAAGGACGTCGAGGGCAGGAAGCCTCGGAGCCTACGGCCGAGTTGGTGATGATTTTCGACTGTAAGTCGGGGAACAAGAGCCCGCGCCAAGAATCGGCGAATTATCAAAGAGACGGTCCGGCGGCCGGTGGAGCCGAAAACCAGGAGGCAAGAAAACGATCCGAAACTCCGTCCCTGCAGGTCGAATCCGAGCGAGAAGCCGCGGGCAAGTTGACGACGGAAACGGAAACCTCGGTTAGCGAAGAAGTCCCGGAAGTCGTTCGGTCGATCGCGCCATTTTCACGTCCGGTCTCTGACCACCCAGACGTCCCTTCtctcggcgaagaaataactATGAAAAGCGTCGAGTCGATAATTGATGGGGAAGAAAGGCGAGCCAGCACCTTGGACGCCGATTCACCGACCTTGATGGCATCCGCCGGCTATTCTGACGACTTTGTTAGAAGTACGCTCTCTGCTGAGACTCTCAGTACCGTGGAGGAGGATCTGCAGGCGCAAGAACCGGAAGACTCATATTCGCCTTCGGGCTCTTATCGGCCGCAACGGTCATCGCCTACATCGATGCAGTTGGAAACTAAAAAGCTCACCCAACTCGTAGCGCCGAAGGTGATTCGCGTCCTGAGCAAATGCGACGCCGGTTTGGATCCTGGCCTCAGCAATTATGTAAAAGCATCGACGAACGGAAACACCGCAAGCCCCGTTTGTCTTCTCAGGTCTTCGCAGCCTTCGACTGATCGCAGCGATGAGATTCGCCGGATGAACcgg gtGAAACGAAGGCCTGCAGTTTCTTCCAGGGATTCCTCCGGACTTTCGTCGAAAGAAGATCCTGAAACTGGGAGCAGAAACGAGGTAGAAATTATTACTAAACAGGATGAAACGTTGGCGGAAAATCGTCGTATAGTTTTCCTCATGGAAGGTAAAAATCCGCAGTCTACCAACCCCACCGAGATGCTTCAGAGACACGAAAGGGTTCTGGAAAAAGTGGAGTCTAAGAGCGTGAGAAACCGGGCGAGGATCGAAACTCCAGTTTCACTGGTCGGAGAACTCGACCTGCAGACTCGCTCCAAGGATTGGGAAAAAGAGGAGAGCGCTGCTTCTGCGGCCGTACAGCAACCTGAACGGGTTCCATCGTCCGAAGAAGCTTCCGCAGGCGGTGTTCGGCTTGCGACCGGCGTTGAGAAGCACCGGTCGAAAAAAGTCAAAACGGAGGAACGCCATCGGGCGGGCAAAAGTCGAACCAGAGAGAACCGGAAGCTCCGCCATCGCCGGTCCGCAGGCGTAGAAGAAGAAACAGATGCGAAACGGGTAGCTGGGGACGTGGAGAGGCTCAGAAGACGGTTAAAGGAGCTTCTTCTCGAACAGGAACGAGATCAGCTTAGACCTCGCGTACGCAGATACCTGCAGCAAATTATGGACGAGGATGACGGATTCGGGGACTGCGACGCAGCCTCGTCGTCTTCTGGAGTGCGACGAAACCGGAGTCTACGCTCCTTCTTCAAGCCGCTCGACCTCCCGAACGTCGCTGCCTTTAAACGACCCG ATTTCGAAGACGACAAGACCGCCAACCTGGACTGCGAGAGCCGTTTACATTTGCGAATGATTCACGAACGTGTCCTTGGAATACGACATTGGCTGAAACAGCAGTTCGTCCTTTACAGAGACTACAGCAATTTAGCATCGACTATTAACGCAACGTACATCCCAGTCACTttgaaagaaacgaaaaag ATGATTCGTGAAACGCAACGTTTCCgtgatattattattcgagAGAGGCGATGTCACGTGACATGA
- the Calr gene encoding calreticulin — MRSFYAFFALLAISAVCAEVYFEEKFLDNAWEKEWVYSEHPGKEFGKFVLSHGKFWNDPENDKGIQTSQDARFYALSRKFTPFSNKDKPLVVQFSVKHEQNIDCGGGYAKVFDCSLDQKDMHGETPYLLMFGPDICGPGTKKVHVIFNYKGKNLLISKDVRCKDDVYTHLYTLIVKPDNTYEVLIDNEKVESGDLEADWEFLPAKKIKDPNTSKPDDWDDKPTIPDPDDTKPEDWDKPEHIPDPEATKPDDWDDEMDGEWEAPMIDNPDYKGEWKPKQIDNPNYKGPWIHPEIDNPEYQPDPELYKRDEICAIGFDLWQVKAGTIFDNVLITDDPELAHKIGEEVWKPTFEGEKKMKEAQDEEEKKEREKELKESEDKEEDDEEDEDEDNTIPDPEEAEHDEL; from the exons ATGCGGTCTTTTTACGCGTTCTTCGCCTTGTTGGCGATATCGGCTGTATGTGCTGAGGTCTACTTCGAAGAAAAGTTCCTCGACA ACGCATGGGAAAAGGAATGGGTATATTCTGAACATCCCGGTAAGGAATTTGGAAAGTTTGTACTTAGCCATGGAAAGTTCTGGAATGATCCCGAGAATGACAAAG GTATCCAGACGTCCCAGGATGCAAGATTTTATGCACTCAGTAGGAAATTCACCCCGTTCAGTAACAAGGATAAACCACTGGTTGTTCAGTTCTCCGTTAAGCATGAACAGAACATCGACTGTGGAGGAGGATATGCCAAAGTGTTCGACTGCTCGTTAGACCAGAAGGATATGCATGGAGAAACGCCATATCTTCTCATGTTCG GACCCGATATCTGCGGACCTGGCACCAAGAAGGTTCACGTTATATTCAACTACAAAGGAAAGAACCTACTCATCAGCAAAGACGTTCGCTGCAAAGATGATGTCTACACTCATCTTTACACATTGATTGTCAAGCCAGACAATACTTACGAG GTCCTTATTGACAACGAAAAGGTTGAATCCGGCGACTTGGAAGCTGACTGGGAGTTCTTGCctgcgaaaaaaatcaaggatCCAAACACCAGCAAGCCTGATGATTGGGATGATAAGCCCACCATCCCTGATCCCGATGACACAAAACCCGAGGACTGGGACAAGCCAGAACACATTCCTGACCCCGAAGCCACGAAACCAGACGACTGGGACGACGAGATGGATGGTGAATGGGAAGCACCCATGATTGATAATCCTGACTACAAG GGAGAATGGAAACCCAAGCAAATTGACAACCCTAACTACAAGGGACCCTGGATTCATCCCGAGATTGATAACCCTGAATATCAACCAGACCCTGAGCTCTACAAACGTGATGAGATCTGTGCCATTGGTTTTGATCTCTGGCAAGTCAAGGCCGGTACGATCTTTGACAACGTTCTGATCACCGACGATCCTGAATTAGCGCACAAAATCGGGGAAGAAGTTTGGAAACCTACTTTc GAAGGAGAAAAGAAGATGAAGGAAGCTCAGgatgaagaagagaagaaagagagagaaaaggaacTCAAGGAAAGTGAAGACAAAGAGGAAGACgatgaagaagacgaagaTGAGGATAACACCATCCCTGATCCAGAAGAAGCA GAACACGACGAATTGTAA